The following proteins come from a genomic window of Sorghum bicolor cultivar BTx623 chromosome 3, Sorghum_bicolor_NCBIv3, whole genome shotgun sequence:
- the LOC8060317 gene encoding S-norcoclaurine synthase 1 codes for MAHAKAGASLPVPNVQALAQTWHGSGEPMPVRYVRTEETSAGEVVAGCAIPVMDLSRLLNPRLSEEELANLGFACQHWGFFQLINHGVPDEVIQDVKRDMIEFFKLPLEAKKVHAQVPGGLEGYGQAFVYSETQKLDWSDMIYLRISPMESRDLRFWPTRPPSFRDSVDRYSAETAKVTASLLRFMAVDLGVESERLLEAFRGQPQSMRTSYYPACKQVADVLGLSPHTDATLALLLHVNDVQGLQIRRDGKWHAIDPIDGAFVVSIGDILEILSNGRYRSTEHRAVVHPDKERISAAMFHQPCPNTMVGPLPELVKRDSGGARYRSMGYIDFMESFFAAKGRRSHMDVLRIY; via the exons ATGGCGCACGCGAAAGCAGGAGCGTCTCTGCCGGTGCCCAACGTGCAGGCACTCGCTCAGACTTGGCATGGATCAGGCGAGCCGATGCCTGTCCGGTACGTCAGAACAGAGGAGACCAGCGCCGGGGAGGTCGTCGCCGGCTGCGCCATCCCAGTCATGGATCTCAGCAGGTTGCTTAACCCGCGGTTGTCCGAAGAGGAGCTCGCAAACCTCGGCTTTGCCTGTCAGCACTGGGGTTTCTTTCAG CTTATCAACCATGGGGTGCCGGacgaggtgatccaggacgtgAAGAGAGACATGATCGAGTTCTTCAAGCTCCCGCTAGAAGCCAAGAAGGTGCACGCGCAGGTACCGGGCGGCCTTGAGGGCTACGGCCAGGCCTTCGTCTACTCCGAGACCCAGAAACTGGACTGGTCGGACATGATCTACCTCAGGATCAGCCCCATGGAGTCGCGGGACTTAAGGTTCTGGCCCACTCGGCCTCCCTCCTTCAGGGACTCCGTCGATAGGTACTCGGCCGAGACGGCGAAGGTGACGGCGAGCCTGCTACGGTTCATGGCCGTGGATCTGGGGGTGGAGTCGGAGCGCCTCCTAGAGGCGTTCCGGGGACAGCCGCAGAGCATGCGGACGAGCTACTACCCGGCGTGCAAGCAGGTCGCCGATGTGCTGGGCCTGTCGCCGCACACCGACGCCACCCTGGCGCTGCTGCTCCACGTCAACGACGTGCAGGGCCTGCAGATCAGGAGGGATGGCAAGTGGCACGCCATTGACCCTATCGACGGCGCTTTCGTCGTAAGCATCGGCGACATACTGGAG ATTCTAAGCAACGGGAGGTACAGAAGCACCGAGCATAGAGCCGTGGTCCACCCAGATAAAGAGCGCATCTCGGCTGCGATGTTCCATCAGCCATGCCCCAACACGATGGTCGGCCCTCTACCAGAGCTCGTGAAGAGGGACAGTGGCGGGGCGCGGTACAGATCCATGGGCTACATTGATTTCATGGAGAGCTTCTTCGCTGCCAAAGGACGGAGGAGCCACATGGACGTTTTGAGGATCTACTAG
- the LOC8078169 gene encoding S-norcoclaurine synthase 1 codes for MCVCERDYSNLYRTETSLQQEEEEPTLLSMAHAKSAGGNLQVPNVQALSQTWNQSGELVPARYVRTEETSDAVVVAGCALPVVDLGRLLDPRSSQEELAVLGSACQQGFFQLVNHGVPDDVVLDVRRDIAEFFRLPLEAKKVYAQLPDGLEGYGQAFVFSEAQKLDWSDMMYLMLRPVESRDMSFWPVHPPSFRTSVDRYSAEAAKVVWCLLRFMAADMGVEPELLQEMFAGQPQTMKMTYYPPCRQADKVIGLSPHTDACAVTLLLHVNDVQGLQIRMDDGKWHPVEPLDGALIVSVGDIIEILSNGKYRSIEHRAVVHPDKERISAAMFHQPRGSITVEPLPELVKKDGGVARYKSVGYAEFMKRFFSAKLDGRKGHLDHFRV; via the exons atgtgtgtgtgtgagagagattaCTCTAATCTATATCGTACAGAGACAAGTTTACAGCAGGAAGAAGAGGAACCAACACTATTATCCATGGCGCACGCGAAATCCGCCGGAGGGAATCTGCAGGTTCCCAACGTGCAGGCTCTGTCGCAGACCTGGAACCAATCAGGCGAGCTGGTGCCCGCACGGTATGTCAGGACGGAGGAGACCAGCGACGCTGTGGTCGTCGCCGGCTGCGCTCTCCCGGTCGTCGATCTCGGCAGGCTGCTCGACCCGAGGTCGTCGCAGGAGGAGCTCGCAGTGCTCGGGTCTGCCTGCCAGCAAGGTTTCTTTCAG CTCGTCAACCATGGGGTGCCGGACGATGTGGTCTTGGATGTCAGGAGAGACATAGCCGAGTTCTTCAGGCTGCCGCTCGAAGCCAAGAAGGTGTACGCGCAGCTACCAGACGGCCTGGAGGGCTACGGCCAGGCCTTCGTCTTCTCCGAGGCTCAGAAGCTTGACTGGTCGGACATGATGTACCTCATGCTCCGCCCCGTCGAGTCGCGGGACATGAGCTTCTGGCCCGTCCACCCTCCGTCGTTCAG GACCTCCGTGGATCGGTACTCGGCAGAGGCGGCGAAGGTGGTGTGGTGCCTGCTGCGGTTCATGGCCGCGGACATGGGCGTGGAACCGGAGCTTCTCCAGGAGATGTTCGCCGGCCAGCCGCAGACCATGAAGATGACGTACTACCCACCGTGCCGGCAGGCCGACAAGGTGATCGGCCTGTCGCCGCACACGGACGCCTGCGCCGTGACGCTGCTTCTCCACGTCAACGACGTGCAGGGCCTGCAAATCAGGATGGACGATGGCAAATGGCACCCCGTTGAACCTCTCGACGGCGCACTCATTGTCAGCGTCGGTGACATCATCGAG ATTCTAAGCAATGGGAAGTACAGAAGCATTGAGCACAGAGCCGTGGTGCACCCGGACAAAGAGCGCATCTCAGCGGCAATGTTCCATCAGCCGCGCGGTAGCATAACGGTGGAACCTCtaccggagttggtgaagaaagaTGGCGGCGTAGCACGGTACAAATCAGTTGGCTACGCCGAATTCATGAAGCGCTTCTTCTCAGCCAAACTCGATGGACGAAAAGGCCACCTCGACCACTTCAGGGTCTAA
- the LOC8078170 gene encoding uncharacterized protein LOC8078170 isoform X1 has translation MKVQELCDQDMLVDLEKGNCLLSKEDNSEMKVNSIAGHARTKPHSSWDDLVALKDDKSHHISRYSSHCRDSTVKSGEPTASEGEIKVGLLDKSAADMEKKKWYKKPPRPPRPPTTPPLDPADQKLISELSELAVLKRARIERMKALKKMKNSKPASSIGNLVALTITVIFCFFILWQGVFSRHGASISFHRPSISSVRMHGGLISIQFYKKNVAAISSHSSPAALNNTGVGTRLEIHGEIRSVTE, from the exons ATGAAGGTACAGGAGTTATGTGACCAAGATATGTTGGTTGACCTGGAGAAAGGCAACTGCTTGCTATCCAAAGAGGACAATAGTGAGATGAAGGTTAATTCAATAGCTGGGCATGCAAGGACAAAGCCGCACAGCTCATGGGATGATCTTGTAGCACTGAAGGATGATAAGAGTCACCACATATCTCGTTACTCTTCACACTGTCGAGATTCAACTGTTAAAAGCGGAGAGCCTACGGCATCTGAAGGGGAGATCAAGGTTGGGCTTTTGGATAAGTCAGCTGCTGATATGGAAAAGAAAAAATGGTACAAGAAGCCACCACGACCTCCAAGACCACCGActactccaccattagaccctGCTGATCAGAAGCTCATCAGTGAACTATCGGAGCTTGCGGTGTTAAAGAGGGCTAGGATTGAGCGAATGAAGgcattgaagaagatgaagaattCCAAACCAGCATCTTCCATTGGGAACCTGGTGGCTTTGACCATTACTGTTATCTTCTGCTTCTTCATACTTTGGCAAG GGGTTTTCTCAAGGCATGGGGCGAGCATAAGCTTTCATAGGCCATCTATATCATCAGTCAGAATGCATGGTGGTCTTATCTCCATCCagttctacaagaaaaatgttgCAGCTATAAGCTCCCACAGTTCCCCTGCAGCTCTAAA TAATACTGGAGTGGGTACGAGGCTGGAAATCCATGGCGAGATTAGGAGTGTCACTGAATAA
- the LOC8078170 gene encoding uncharacterized protein LOC8078170 isoform X2 — translation MLVDLEKGNCLLSKEDNSEMKVNSIAGHARTKPHSSWDDLVALKDDKSHHISRYSSHCRDSTVKSGEPTASEGEIKVGLLDKSAADMEKKKWYKKPPRPPRPPTTPPLDPADQKLISELSELAVLKRARIERMKALKKMKNSKPASSIGNLVALTITVIFCFFILWQGVFSRHGASISFHRPSISSVRMHGGLISIQFYKKNVAAISSHSSPAALNNTGVGTRLEIHGEIRSVTE, via the exons ATGTTGGTTGACCTGGAGAAAGGCAACTGCTTGCTATCCAAAGAGGACAATAGTGAGATGAAGGTTAATTCAATAGCTGGGCATGCAAGGACAAAGCCGCACAGCTCATGGGATGATCTTGTAGCACTGAAGGATGATAAGAGTCACCACATATCTCGTTACTCTTCACACTGTCGAGATTCAACTGTTAAAAGCGGAGAGCCTACGGCATCTGAAGGGGAGATCAAGGTTGGGCTTTTGGATAAGTCAGCTGCTGATATGGAAAAGAAAAAATGGTACAAGAAGCCACCACGACCTCCAAGACCACCGActactccaccattagaccctGCTGATCAGAAGCTCATCAGTGAACTATCGGAGCTTGCGGTGTTAAAGAGGGCTAGGATTGAGCGAATGAAGgcattgaagaagatgaagaattCCAAACCAGCATCTTCCATTGGGAACCTGGTGGCTTTGACCATTACTGTTATCTTCTGCTTCTTCATACTTTGGCAAG GGGTTTTCTCAAGGCATGGGGCGAGCATAAGCTTTCATAGGCCATCTATATCATCAGTCAGAATGCATGGTGGTCTTATCTCCATCCagttctacaagaaaaatgttgCAGCTATAAGCTCCCACAGTTCCCCTGCAGCTCTAAA TAATACTGGAGTGGGTACGAGGCTGGAAATCCATGGCGAGATTAGGAGTGTCACTGAATAA
- the LOC8078170 gene encoding uncharacterized protein LOC8078170 isoform X3, with amino-acid sequence MKVQELCDQDMLVDLEKGNCLLSKEDNSEMKVNSIAGHARTKPHSSWDDLVALKDDKSHHISRYSSHCRDSTVKSGEPTASEGEIKVGLLDKSAADMEKKKWYKKPPRPPRPPTTPPLDPADQKLISELSELAVLKRARIERMKALKKMKNSKPASSIGNLVALTITVIFCFFILWQEQLCHVCFTDVCGLASMIFM; translated from the exons ATGAAGGTACAGGAGTTATGTGACCAAGATATGTTGGTTGACCTGGAGAAAGGCAACTGCTTGCTATCCAAAGAGGACAATAGTGAGATGAAGGTTAATTCAATAGCTGGGCATGCAAGGACAAAGCCGCACAGCTCATGGGATGATCTTGTAGCACTGAAGGATGATAAGAGTCACCACATATCTCGTTACTCTTCACACTGTCGAGATTCAACTGTTAAAAGCGGAGAGCCTACGGCATCTGAAGGGGAGATCAAGGTTGGGCTTTTGGATAAGTCAGCTGCTGATATGGAAAAGAAAAAATGGTACAAGAAGCCACCACGACCTCCAAGACCACCGActactccaccattagaccctGCTGATCAGAAGCTCATCAGTGAACTATCGGAGCTTGCGGTGTTAAAGAGGGCTAGGATTGAGCGAATGAAGgcattgaagaagatgaagaattCCAAACCAGCATCTTCCATTGGGAACCTGGTGGCTTTGACCATTACTGTTATCTTCTGCTTCTTCATACTTTGGCAAG AACAATTGTGCCATGTGTGTTTTACTGATGTCTGTGGTCTAGCTTCAATGATTTTTATGTAA